A window from Danio aesculapii chromosome 6, fDanAes4.1, whole genome shotgun sequence encodes these proteins:
- the mdfic2 gene encoding myoD family inhibitor domain-containing protein 2 isoform X2, translating into MAGQKSEIELDLIQTGERSSLIKAEVSSTAPGRLSPIPELDPWEREADAGSTELTYSLCSVDRYSSASSSSSSLSESQEREELCAGIVLNCLFCRFYDMFLMLPETCERAANSICPTYMHFSPPVEPAHNTTWNCSCDFDCGLMDACHETGECLELAMEISEVCFH; encoded by the exons ATGGCTGGACAAAAGTCGGAAATCGAGCTTGATTTGATCCAAACTGGAGAGAGAAGCTCTTTGATAAAAGCTG AGGTGTCCAGCACAGCACCTGGAAGACTCTCGCCCATTCCTGAGCTGGATCCCTGGGAGAGAGAAGCAGACGCGGGCTCTACAGAACTGACTTACTCCTTATGCTCGGTGGACAGGTACAGCAGCGCCTCCTCCTCCAGCAGCTCCCTGTCTGAGTCCCAGGAGAGAGAAG AGCTCTGTGCCGGGATTGTGCTGAACTGTCTCTTCTGCCGATTCTACGACATGTTCCTCATGCTACCTGAAACATGCGAGCGGGCTGCTAACTCCATCTGCCCAACCTACATGCATTTCTCACCACCTGTAGAACCTGCACACAACACCACCTGGAACTGCAGTTGTGATTTTGACTGTGGCCTTATGGACGCCTGCCATGAAACAGGGGAATGCCTTGAGCTAGCCATGGAAATTTCAGAGGTTTGCTTTCATTGA
- the mdfic2 gene encoding myoD family inhibitor domain-containing protein 2 isoform X1, with amino-acid sequence MAGQKSEIELDLIQTGERSSLIKAVTEVSSTAPGRLSPIPELDPWEREADAGSTELTYSLCSVDRYSSASSSSSSLSESQEREELCAGIVLNCLFCRFYDMFLMLPETCERAANSICPTYMHFSPPVEPAHNTTWNCSCDFDCGLMDACHETGECLELAMEISEVCFH; translated from the exons ATGGCTGGACAAAAGTCGGAAATCGAGCTTGATTTGATCCAAACTGGAGAGAGAAGCTCTTTGATAAAAGCTG TAACAGAGGTGTCCAGCACAGCACCTGGAAGACTCTCGCCCATTCCTGAGCTGGATCCCTGGGAGAGAGAAGCAGACGCGGGCTCTACAGAACTGACTTACTCCTTATGCTCGGTGGACAGGTACAGCAGCGCCTCCTCCTCCAGCAGCTCCCTGTCTGAGTCCCAGGAGAGAGAAG AGCTCTGTGCCGGGATTGTGCTGAACTGTCTCTTCTGCCGATTCTACGACATGTTCCTCATGCTACCTGAAACATGCGAGCGGGCTGCTAACTCCATCTGCCCAACCTACATGCATTTCTCACCACCTGTAGAACCTGCACACAACACCACCTGGAACTGCAGTTGTGATTTTGACTGTGGCCTTATGGACGCCTGCCATGAAACAGGGGAATGCCTTGAGCTAGCCATGGAAATTTCAGAGGTTTGCTTTCATTGA